A region from the Molothrus aeneus isolate 106 chromosome 17, BPBGC_Maene_1.0, whole genome shotgun sequence genome encodes:
- the CASS4 gene encoding cas scaffolding protein family member 4 isoform X2: MKVSHSLAKALYDNKAECSDELAFRRGDIVTVLEQHVAGSQGWWHCSLHGHHGLAPANRLQLLPPSAELPAAHGIYQVPSAPPVPSVPTATAPSATYEKMEGWVQPQLVYQVPALAAQLLSERTKRSTHQHLFTLPRACRASAPNIRGEVYDVPSLQHHGSPLPQSGATPPSTRKVSMLGRSTESFQAEQKQLYNIPSKAEKGGAGSQASPAGNLYDVPPKRELDDSETKPQKKCWGHYNTLPNPRKSEWIYDIPVSPENSGFKPAPPGQPVEKQVLYDIPPARYKAPAEAKAGNPQLYDIPPAQRKLTLPEIPLYDVPPSRDLLLLPQNGSSGLPPRLLAAKAESQISEENVYDIPKGLPSAGHSKREKENNSDQAHGASPQLSMDAKSENDSLCVSSADSRSSTLSSSSSSSAESSSRLSPSPEPVQEIKLELEAAIETLTRLQHGVSSSIASLMIFVSSKWRLQEHLEKSLEEIHRAVDHIKVSLGEFLAFAQALKGNASNLTDNNLQARIKKQLEILMNSYKILTETREALNSCSWSLEALVLRKPQNNPDDLDRFVMVARTIPDDIKRFVSIIIANGKLLFRKSEKEQEKKQPKVNPECKMAKQIPVPRRVEIESLQRNAPEKPSQSQVPVQKPEESCSEDCDYVQLQVLPCAKKTENASRQEPARKIPLPEHCRLCFAALHKALGVFSASLSSQQPPEIFISHSKLIIMVGQKLVDSLCQESQEREARSDILHSSSRFCSLLKNLALATKSAALKFPNAEASRELREQAEQLAQYTQQFRAMMD; encoded by the exons cacagcctggccaaGGCTCTCTACGACAACAAGGCGGAGTGCTCGGACGAGCTGGCGTTCCGCAGAGGGGACATCGTGACGGTGCTGGAGCAGCACGTGgcgggcagccagggctggtggcactgctcCCTGCACGGCCACCATGGCCTGGCCCCCGCCAAccgcctgcagctcctgccgcCCTCCGCGGAGCTGCCGGCCGCGCACGGCATCTACCAGGTGCCCTCCGCGCCCCCCGTGCCCTCCGTGCCCACGGCCACGGCGCCCTCGGCCACCTACGAGAAGATGGAGGGCTGGGTTCAGCCCCAGCTCGTGTACCAGGTGCCAGCCCTGGCGGCGCAGCTGCTCAGCGAGAGGACCAAGCGCTCCACGCACCAG CACCTGTTTaccctgcccagagcctgcagggcttCAGCCCCCAACATCAGGGGTGAGGTGTACGATGTCCCCTCCTTGCAGCACCATGGGTCCCCGCTGCCACAG AGTGGTGCCACTCCCCCCAGCACAAGGAAGGTCTCCATGCTGGGCAGATCCACTGAGAGcttccaggcagagcagaagcagctttACAACATCCCATCCAAGGCAGAAaaaggaggagctggcagccaggcctcACCAGCAGGCAAT TTATATGATGTCCCTCCCAAAAGAGAGCTCGATGACTCAGAAACGAAACCTCAGAAGAAGTGCTGGGGCCATTACAACACCTTGCCAAACCCTCGGAAGTCCGAATGGATTTACGACATTCCAGTATCGCCTGAAAACTCCGGCTTCAAACCCGcccctcctgggcagcctgtggaGAAGCAGGTGCTGTATGACATTCCCCCAGCCAGGTACAAGGCTCCAGCTGAAGCCAAGGCTGGGAATCCCCAGCTGTACGACATCCCACCGGCACAGCGGAAACTAACGCTTCCAGAAATCCCCCTGTACGACGTTCCGCCCTCGCGGgacctgctcctcctgccacagaacggcagctctgggctgccccCGAGGCTCCTGGCTGCCAAGGCTGAGAGTCAGATCTCTGAGGAGAATGTTTATGATATTCCCAAAGGTTtgcccagtgctgggcactccaagagagagaaggaaaacaacagTGACCAAGCACACGGTGCTTCTCCACAGCTCTCCATGGATGCCAAGTCAGAGAATGACAGTTTGTGTGTTTCTAGTGCGGACAGCAGAAGCAGCACTCTGTCCtcatcctccagctcctctgctgagtCATCTTCTAGGCTGTCACCATCACCAGAGCCTGTCCAAGAAATCAAACTGGAGCTGGAAGCAGCCATCGAGACCCTGACCCGGCTGCAGCACGGCGTGTCCAGCTCCATCGCCAGTTTAATGATCTTTGTGAGCAGCAAGTGGAGATTGCAGGAGCACCTGGAGAAAAGCCTGGAGGAGATCCACAGAGCAGTGGACCACATAAAGGTGTCACTGGGAGAGTTCCTGGCCTTTGCTCAAGCCCTGAAGGGAAACGCCTCCAACCTCACGGATAACAACCTGCAGGCCAGAATTAAAAAACAGCTGGAAATCCTCATGAACTCCTACAAAATATTGACAGAAACAAGGGAAGCTCTCAACAGCTGCAGTTGGTCCCTGGAGGCTTTGGTGCTCAGGAAGCCCCAGAACAACCCTGACGACCTGGATCGCTTCGTTATGGTGGCCAGGACAATTCCAGACGATATCAAGAGGTTTGTGTCCATCATCATCGCCAACGGGAAACTGCTCTTCAGGAAGAGCGAGAAGGAGCAAGAAAAGAAGCAACCAAAAGTGAACCCAGAATGCAAAATGGCAAAACAAATCCCAGTGCCAAGAAGAGTAGAAATTGAGTCACTCCAGAGAAATGCTCCTGAGAAACCCAGCCAAAGCCAGGTCCCTGTGCAGAAACCAGAAGAAAGCTGCAGCGAGGATTGTGATTATGTCCAGTTGCAG GTCTTGCCATGTgcaaaaaagactgaaaatgcCAGCAGGCAGGAACCTGCCAGGAAAATCCCCctccctgagcactgcaggctgtgctTCGCCGCCCTGCACAAGGCCCTGGGCGTGTTCAGCGCcagcctcagcagccagcagcccccCGAAATCTTCATCTCCCACAGCAAACTCATCATCATGGTGGGCCAGAAGCTGGTggattccctgtgccaggagagccaggagaGGGAGGCCCGGAGCGAcatcctgcacagcagcagccgctTCTGCAGCCTGCTCAAGAACCTGGCCCTGGCCACCAAAAGCGCTGCCCTCAAATTCCCCAACGCCGaggccagcagggagctgcgGGAGCAGGCGGAGCAGCTGGCCCAGTACACCCAGCAGTTCCGGGCCATGATGGACTga
- the CASS4 gene encoding cas scaffolding protein family member 4 isoform X1 codes for MKVSHSLAKALYDNKAECSDELAFRRGDIVTVLEQHVAGSQGWWHCSLHGHHGLAPANRLQLLPPSAELPAAHGIYQVPSAPPVPSVPTATAPSATYEKMEGWVQPQLVYQVPALAAQLLSERTKRSTHQHLFTLPRACRASAPNIRGEVYDVPSLQHHGSPLPQSGATPPSTRKVSMLGRSTESFQAEQKQLYNIPSKAEKGGAGSQASPAGNLYDVPPKRELDDSETKPQKKCWGHYNTLPNPRKSEWIYDIPVSPENSGFKPAPPGQPVEKQVLYDIPPARYKAPAEAKAGNPQLYDIPPAQRKLTLPEIPLYDVPPSRDLLLLPQNGSSGLPPRLLAAKAESQISEENVYDIPKGLPSAGHSKREKENNSDQAHGASPQLSMDAKSENDSLCVSSADSRSSTLSSSSSSSAESSSRLSPSPEPVQEIKLELEAAIETLTRLQHGVSSSIASLMIFVSSKWRLQEHLEKSLEEIHRAVDHIKVSLGEFLAFAQALKGNASNLTDNNLQARIKKQLEILMNSYKILTETREALNSCSWSLEALVLRKPQNNPDDLDRFVMVARTIPDDIKRFVSIIIANGKLLFRKSEKEQEKKQPKVNPECKMAKQIPVPRRVEIESLQRNAPEKPSQSQVPVQKPEESCSEDCDYVQLQAQKVISCKEVAKKSTESNPKVLPCAKKTENASRQEPARKIPLPEHCRLCFAALHKALGVFSASLSSQQPPEIFISHSKLIIMVGQKLVDSLCQESQEREARSDILHSSSRFCSLLKNLALATKSAALKFPNAEASRELREQAEQLAQYTQQFRAMMD; via the exons cacagcctggccaaGGCTCTCTACGACAACAAGGCGGAGTGCTCGGACGAGCTGGCGTTCCGCAGAGGGGACATCGTGACGGTGCTGGAGCAGCACGTGgcgggcagccagggctggtggcactgctcCCTGCACGGCCACCATGGCCTGGCCCCCGCCAAccgcctgcagctcctgccgcCCTCCGCGGAGCTGCCGGCCGCGCACGGCATCTACCAGGTGCCCTCCGCGCCCCCCGTGCCCTCCGTGCCCACGGCCACGGCGCCCTCGGCCACCTACGAGAAGATGGAGGGCTGGGTTCAGCCCCAGCTCGTGTACCAGGTGCCAGCCCTGGCGGCGCAGCTGCTCAGCGAGAGGACCAAGCGCTCCACGCACCAG CACCTGTTTaccctgcccagagcctgcagggcttCAGCCCCCAACATCAGGGGTGAGGTGTACGATGTCCCCTCCTTGCAGCACCATGGGTCCCCGCTGCCACAG AGTGGTGCCACTCCCCCCAGCACAAGGAAGGTCTCCATGCTGGGCAGATCCACTGAGAGcttccaggcagagcagaagcagctttACAACATCCCATCCAAGGCAGAAaaaggaggagctggcagccaggcctcACCAGCAGGCAAT TTATATGATGTCCCTCCCAAAAGAGAGCTCGATGACTCAGAAACGAAACCTCAGAAGAAGTGCTGGGGCCATTACAACACCTTGCCAAACCCTCGGAAGTCCGAATGGATTTACGACATTCCAGTATCGCCTGAAAACTCCGGCTTCAAACCCGcccctcctgggcagcctgtggaGAAGCAGGTGCTGTATGACATTCCCCCAGCCAGGTACAAGGCTCCAGCTGAAGCCAAGGCTGGGAATCCCCAGCTGTACGACATCCCACCGGCACAGCGGAAACTAACGCTTCCAGAAATCCCCCTGTACGACGTTCCGCCCTCGCGGgacctgctcctcctgccacagaacggcagctctgggctgccccCGAGGCTCCTGGCTGCCAAGGCTGAGAGTCAGATCTCTGAGGAGAATGTTTATGATATTCCCAAAGGTTtgcccagtgctgggcactccaagagagagaaggaaaacaacagTGACCAAGCACACGGTGCTTCTCCACAGCTCTCCATGGATGCCAAGTCAGAGAATGACAGTTTGTGTGTTTCTAGTGCGGACAGCAGAAGCAGCACTCTGTCCtcatcctccagctcctctgctgagtCATCTTCTAGGCTGTCACCATCACCAGAGCCTGTCCAAGAAATCAAACTGGAGCTGGAAGCAGCCATCGAGACCCTGACCCGGCTGCAGCACGGCGTGTCCAGCTCCATCGCCAGTTTAATGATCTTTGTGAGCAGCAAGTGGAGATTGCAGGAGCACCTGGAGAAAAGCCTGGAGGAGATCCACAGAGCAGTGGACCACATAAAGGTGTCACTGGGAGAGTTCCTGGCCTTTGCTCAAGCCCTGAAGGGAAACGCCTCCAACCTCACGGATAACAACCTGCAGGCCAGAATTAAAAAACAGCTGGAAATCCTCATGAACTCCTACAAAATATTGACAGAAACAAGGGAAGCTCTCAACAGCTGCAGTTGGTCCCTGGAGGCTTTGGTGCTCAGGAAGCCCCAGAACAACCCTGACGACCTGGATCGCTTCGTTATGGTGGCCAGGACAATTCCAGACGATATCAAGAGGTTTGTGTCCATCATCATCGCCAACGGGAAACTGCTCTTCAGGAAGAGCGAGAAGGAGCAAGAAAAGAAGCAACCAAAAGTGAACCCAGAATGCAAAATGGCAAAACAAATCCCAGTGCCAAGAAGAGTAGAAATTGAGTCACTCCAGAGAAATGCTCCTGAGAAACCCAGCCAAAGCCAGGTCCCTGTGCAGAAACCAGAAGAAAGCTGCAGCGAGGATTGTGATTATGTCCAGTTGCAG GCACAGAAAGTCATTTCATGTAAAGAAGTAGCAAAGAAGAGTACAGAGTCAAACCCAAAG GTCTTGCCATGTgcaaaaaagactgaaaatgcCAGCAGGCAGGAACCTGCCAGGAAAATCCCCctccctgagcactgcaggctgtgctTCGCCGCCCTGCACAAGGCCCTGGGCGTGTTCAGCGCcagcctcagcagccagcagcccccCGAAATCTTCATCTCCCACAGCAAACTCATCATCATGGTGGGCCAGAAGCTGGTggattccctgtgccaggagagccaggagaGGGAGGCCCGGAGCGAcatcctgcacagcagcagccgctTCTGCAGCCTGCTCAAGAACCTGGCCCTGGCCACCAAAAGCGCTGCCCTCAAATTCCCCAACGCCGaggccagcagggagctgcgGGAGCAGGCGGAGCAGCTGGCCCAGTACACCCAGCAGTTCCGGGCCATGATGGACTga